The Sphingomonas telluris genome includes a window with the following:
- a CDS encoding DUF3572 family protein, which produces MLPRSTNDAEALALSALAATFTDERRAQRFLDLSGIGTDELRERASDPDLLAALLRFLEGHEPDLLNVAEAIGVKPQELVAAREELEA; this is translated from the coding sequence ACAAATGACGCCGAGGCGCTCGCCCTGTCCGCTTTGGCCGCCACGTTCACCGACGAACGGCGGGCCCAGCGGTTCCTCGACCTGTCCGGTATCGGCACAGACGAGTTGCGGGAGCGCGCCAGCGACCCCGATCTGCTTGCCGCCCTGCTCCGTTTCCTCGAAGGGCATGAACCCGACCTGCTCAACGTCGCCGAGGCGATCGGGGTCAAGCCGCAAGAGCTGGTCGCGGCACGAGAGGAACTCGAAGCTTGA